A genomic region of Cannabis sativa cultivar Pink pepper isolate KNU-18-1 chromosome 1, ASM2916894v1, whole genome shotgun sequence contains the following coding sequences:
- the LOC115705496 gene encoding alpha-aminoadipic semialdehyde synthase — MLGNGVVGILSESSNKWERRVPLTPSHCARLLHGGKDKTGISRIIVQPSTKRIHHDALYQDVGCEISDDLSDCGLILGIKQPKIEMILPDKAYAFFSHTHKAQKENMPLLDKILAERGSLYDYELIVGEHGARLLAFGKFAGRAGLVDFLHGLGLRYLSLGYSTPFLSLGESYMYSSLAAAKAAVISVGEEIASQGLPAGICPLVFVFTGSGNVSLGAQEVFKLLPHSFVDPNKLPELFKMGKDVSQPARASNRVFQVYGCVVTCQDMVQNKDSTKPFDKADYYAHPEHYNPIFHERIAPYASVIVNCMYWEKRFPRLLSNEQLQELMRKECPLVGLCDITCDIGGSLECVNQTTSIDSPFFRYDPCNNSYSQDLEGSGLICSSVDILPTEFAKEASQHFGDILSEFVGYLASTIDIKQLPSHLRRACIAHRGVLTSLYEYIPRMLKSDTEEISENLESSQSNKKKYNILVSLSGHLFDKFLINEALDIIEAAGGSFHLVKCQVGQSSKAMSYSELEVGADDKAVLDQIIDSLTSIAKPNENNGFLDNQTNKLSLIIGKVQEMETEKENRTTERKTGVLILGAGRVCQPAAKLLASIGSTSSPQWYKTFLQDDSEELNDVHVIVASLYLKDAEETIEGIPNATAVQLDVQDHVSLFNYISQVEVVISLLPPSCHIIVANACLELKRHVVTASYVDNSVSMLDEKAKDAGITILGEMGLDPGIDHMMAMKMINQAHVHKGKIRSFNSYCGGLPSPAAANNPLAYKFSWNPAGAIRAGRNPATYKSNGKIIHVDGEDLYDSAERLRIPDLPAFALECLPNRNSLVYGDLYGIANEASTIFRGTLRYEGFGEIMGTLARIGLFNTEHHPLLKDGKRPTFRALLVELLKIDDDGCLKREEDIAERIFRLGYCKEKLTAVKAAKTIIFLGLNEETEVHVSCQSAFDVSCLRMEERLAYSSTEQDMVLLHHEVEVDFPGDQQHTEKHIATLLEFGKTENGNTITAMALTVGIPAAIGALLILGNKIKTRGVLRPILPEVYVPALDILQAYGFKLIEKTE; from the exons ATGCTGGGAAATGGGGTTGTTGGGATTCTTTCAGAGTCTTCAAACAAGTGGGAGAGAAGGGTACCTTTGACCCCATCTCATTGTGCTCGGCTCCTTCATGGTGGCAAGGATAAAACTGGTATTTCTCGCATAATTGTACAGCCATCCACCAAAAGAATCCACCATGATGCTCTTTACCAGGATGTTGGCTGTGAAATATCAGACGACTTGTCTGATTGTGGCCTCATTTTGGGTATTAAGCAGCCTAAG ATAGAGATGATTCTTCCTGATAAAGCATATGCATTCTTCTCACACACTCACAAGGCCCAGAAAGAAAACATGCCATTATTAGACAAG ATCCTAGCTGAAAGAGGGTCATTATATGATTATGAGCTAATAGTTGGAGAGCATGGGGCAAGGTTGCTTGCATTTGGGAAATTTGCTGGTAGAGCTGGCCTAGTTGACTTCTTACACGGGCTTGGACTGC gGTATCTGAGTCTTGGATATTcaacaccttttctttcttTGGGTGAATCTTATATGTATTCATCTTTGGCTGCGGCCAAAGCTGCAGTAATTTCGGTGGGTGAAGAGATAGCATCTCAGGGCTTGCCAGCAGGAATCTGTCCTTTGGTTTTTGTATTTACTGGCTCAGGAAATG TTTCTCTTGGAGCACAAGAGGTATTTAAACTTCTTCCTCACAGTTTTGTGGATCCGAACAAGCTTCCAGAGCTATTTAAAATG GGTAAGGATGTATCTCAACCAGCAAGGGCATCAAATAGGGTGTTTCAAGTTTATGGCTGTGTTGTCACTTGCCAAGACATGGTTCAAAACAAGGATTCAACAAAGCCATTTGATAAA GCTGACTACTATGCACATCCGGAACACTACAACCCTATTTTTCACGAAAGAATCGCCCCGTATGCGTCTGTAATTG TGAATTGCATGTACTGGGAGAAAAGATTTCCTCGATTGTTAAGTAATGAACAGCTTCAAGAGTTAATGAGGAAAGAATGCCCTCTTGTTGGACTGTGTGATATAACTTGTGACATAGGCGGTTCACTAGAATGTGTCAATCAAACAACTTCCATTGACTCACCTTTTTTCAG ATATGATCCTTGTAACAACTCATACTCTCAGGATTTAGAGGGTAGTGGTTTGATATGTTCATCTGTTGACATACTTCCTACTGAATTTGCAAAAGAG GCTTCTCAACACTTCGGAGATATATTATCTGAATTTGTGGGATATTTGGCTTCAACAATAGACATTAAACAGTTACCTTCACATTTAAGAAGAGCTTGCATAGCCCATAGAGGAGTGCTTACTTCCTTGTATGAATATATTCCTCGTATGCTAAAATCCGATACAGA GGAAATATCAGAGAATCTTGAAAGTTCCCAATCTAACAAGAAGAAATACAACATACTG GTGTCCTTGAGTGGTCATCTATTTGACAAATTTCTGATAAATGAGGCCTTAGATATCATTGAAGCTGCAGGTGGCTCCTTCCACTTGGTCAAGTGTCAAGTGGGTCAGAGTTCAAAAGCTATGTCATACTCAGAACTTGAA GTTGGTGCAGATGATAAGGCTGTACTGGATCAGATTATTGATTCTTTAACTTCAATAGCTAAGCCAAATGAAAACAATGGATTTTTAGATAATCAAACAAATAAGCTCTCTCTGATAATTGGTAAAGTCCAGGAGATGGAAACTGAAAAGGAAAATAGAACAACAGAAAGGAAAACTGGGGTTCTAATTCTTGGAGCAGGTCGGGTCTGTCAACCTGCTGCAAAGTTATTAGCATCCATTGGAAGCACTTCATCACCTCAATGGTATAAAACATTTCTTCAAGATGATTCTGAAGAGCTTAATGATGTTCATGTAATTGTTGCTTCTCTTTATCTCAAGGATGCTGAAGAG ACCATTGAAGGTATTCCAAATGCAACAGCAGTTCAGCTTGATGTGCAGGACCATGTTAGTCTTTTCAATTATATTTCTCAG GTCGAAGTTGTCATAAGTCTTTTGCCTCCTAGTTGCCACATCATTGTAGCAAATGCATGCCTTGAG CTTAAAAGACATGTTGTCACTGCTAGCTATGTTGATAATTCTGTGTCAATGCTAGATGAAAAGGCAAAGGATGCTGGTATAACAATTCTGGGTGAGATGGGCTTAGATCCTGGGATAG ATCATATGATGGCAATGAAAATGATTAACCAAGCACACGTTCATAAGGGGAAAATCCGGTCATTTAATTCTTACTGCGGGGGACTCCCTTCACCAGCAGCTGCAAATAATCCATTAGCATACAAATTCAG TTGGAATCCTGCAGGAGCTATTCGAGCTGGGCGAAACCCGGCTACCTATAAATCTAATGGAAAAATCATACATGTTGATG GAGAAGATTTATATGATTCAGCTGAGAGACTGCGGATACCTGATCTTCCAGCTTTTGCATTGGAGTGTCTTCCAAACCGTAATTCTTTAGTTTATGGAGACTTGTATGGAATAGCCAATGAAGCATCGACCATATTTCGTGGAACACTCCGCTATGAAG GATTTGGTGAGATAATGGGGACACTTGCAAGAATTGGTCTTTTCAACACAGAACACCACCCCCTTCTTAAAGATGGAAAGAGACCTACATTCAGAGCTCTTCTGGTAGAGCTTCTCAAGATTGATGATGATGGTTGTTTAAAAAGAGAAGAGGACATTGCTGAAAGGATTTTCAGGCTTGGATATTGCAAAGAAAAACTAACTGCAGTAAAGGCAGCCAAAACTATCAT ATTCTTGGGACTCAACGAGGAAACAGAAGTTCATGTCTCTTGCCAAAGTGCATTCGATGTTTCCTGTCTTCGCATGGAGGAAAGATTAGCCTATTCCAGCACAGAACAG GATATGGTGCTATTACATCATGAAGTGGAAGTAGATTTTCCAGGTGATCAACAGCACACTGAAAAACACATAGCCACTTTATTGGAATTCGGAAAGACTGAGAATGGAAACACCATTACTGCTATGGCCCTCACTGTTGGTATCCCTGCAGCCATTGGAGCATTG CTCATTCTTGgaaataagataaagacaagaGGGGTTTTACGGCCTATTTTACCTGAAGTATATGTACCAG CTTTGGATATCTTACAAGCCTATGGTTTCAAGCTGATAGAGAAGACTGAGTGA